The following coding sequences lie in one Lolium perenne isolate Kyuss_39 chromosome 2, Kyuss_2.0, whole genome shotgun sequence genomic window:
- the LOC127335282 gene encoding uncharacterized protein, producing MLCAPPQTLRPSPRTRTRPHLPPPPRCSGSTPSSPSSAGSIRRQVLQPEGRAKLDPRSDRYFYAFPRLVKHVDDGFLATLTDLYRERLPPDSDVLDLMSSWVSHLPPEVRFRRVVGHGLNAQELAKNPRLDYFFVNDLNKEQRLELESASFDAVLCTVSVQYLQSPEKVFAEIYRVLKPGGVCIVSFSNRMFYEKAIGAWREGSAYSRVQLVTQYFQCVEGFTQPEVVRRLPPSDGKSGSSPLEALMRLFGQANSDPFYAVISYRNFKPI from the exons ATGCTCTGCGCTCCGCCGCAAACGCTGCGTCCGTCGCCGCGGACGCGGACACGGCCGCACTTGCCCCCACCGCCACGATGCTCCGGCAGCACGCCGTCGTCGCCCTCCTCCGCCGGGAGCATCCGGCGCCAGGTGCTCCAGCCCGAGGGGCGCGCGAAGCTGGACCCGCGCTCGGACCGCTACTTCTACGCCTTCCCGCGCCTCGTGAAGCACGTGGACGACGGCTTCCTCGCCACGCTCACCGACCTCTACCGCGAGCGGCTGCCGCCGGACTCGGACGTGTTGGATCTCATGAGCTCCTGGGTCAGCCACCTGCCCCCCGAGGTCCGGTTCCGCCGCGTCGTCGGCCACGGGCTCAACGCGCAGGAGCTGGCCAAGAACCCGCGCCTGGACTACTTCTTCGTCAACGACCTCAACAAGGAGCAGCGGCTCGAACTGGAGTCCGCCTCCTTCGACGCCGTGCTCTGCACCGTCAGCGTCCAGTACCTGCAGTCGCCTGAAAAA GTTTTCGCGGAGATCTACCGGGTGCTGAAGCCGGGAGGAGTATGCATCGTGAGCTTCAGCAACCGGATGTTCTACGAGAAGGCCATCGGCGCGTGGCGGGAGGGGTCCGCCTACAGCCGCGTCCAGCTCGTGACGCAGTACTTCCAGTGCGTCGAAGGGTTCACGCAGCCGGAGGTGGTCAGGAGGCTGCCCCCCTCGGATGGGAAGTCGGGCTCGTCGCCGCTGGAGGCCCTCATGAGGCTGTTCGGGCAGGCGAACTCCGACCCGTTTTACGCGGTCATCTCCTACAGAAACTTCAAGCCTATCTGA